A stretch of DNA from Clostridium sp. JN-9:
ATGAACACCCAACTTAATGAATTGTGGGAAAAAGCACTAAACATAATAAAAGGTGAACTTACAGAAGTAAGCTTTAATACTTGGATAAAAAGTATTTCTCCATTAGATATGGATAATTCTAATATAAAGCTAGGAGTACCAAATGATTTCACAAAAGATATATTAAGCAATAATTACAAAGATTTAATAATAAACGCCATAAAATTAATTACTTCAAAAAAATATAATATAACTTTTTTTGTTTTATCAGAAGAGTCAATTGACGAATATAAGCAAAGTCCATTAAAAAAGCAAGAATCCAGAAATAACATTATAGTTAATGATGAAATGACAACAATATTAAATCCAAAATATACCTTTGATACTTTTGTAATAGGTAATAGTAACAGATTTGCACATGCAGCTTCACTTGCTGTAGCTGAATCTCCAGCAAAAGCATATAATCCTTTATTTATATACGGTGGTGTTGGACTTGGAAAAACTCACTTAATGCACGCAATTGGACATTACATTATTCAAAATAACCCCAGAGCAAAAGTTGTTTATGTTTCTTCTGAAAAATTTACAAATGAATTAATAAATTCTATTAAAGATGATAAAAATGTTGAATTTAGAAATAAATACAGAAATGTAGATGTACTTTTAATAGATGATATTCAATTTATAGCTGGAAAAGAAAGAACTCAGGAAGAGTTTTTCCATACCTTTAATGCACTGCATGAAGCAAATAAGCAGATAATTATTTCAAGTGATAGTCCTCCAAAGGAAATTCCTACATTAGAAGATAGATTGAGATCCAGGTTTGAATGGGGATTAATTGCTGATATACAGCCACCAGATTTTGAAACAAGAATGGCAATTTTGAAGAAAAAAGCAGATGAAGAACACTTAAACATACGTAATGAAGTTTTTTCTTATATAGCAACGAAAATAAAATCAAATATAAGAGAACTAGAAGGTGCATTAATAAGAATAGTTGCTTATTCTTCATTAACTAATAAGGAAATTACTGTTGATTTAGCATCTGAGGCTTTAAGAGATATTATTTCAAATAGTCAAAATAAACAAGTTACTATAGAACTGATTCAAGATGTAGTTTCAAGCTATTACAACTTAAAAATTGACGATTTTAAATCCGCAAGAAGAACGAGAAATGTAGCCTTTCCAAGACAAATAGCTATGTATTTGAGTAGAAAACTTACTGATATGTCACTGCCGAAAATAGGAGAAGAGTTCGGAGGCAGGGATCATACAACGGTAATTCATGCATATGAAAAAATTTCTGATTGTTTAAAAAACGATGAGGCTTTGCAGAAAGTTATTAATGAACTAACAAAAAGAATTAATCAAAAATAATCAACAGCTGTTGATTATTTTTATAAAGTTTTATGTTGATAACTAAATATTTACCTTACGCAGTCTGATAATGTGGATAAGATTATTCATTTCTCTTTACTTATCCACACTTATTTTGCAAAAAAAACTTAGTTATATGAATGCTTCCAAGCGTTTTGCACAAATCCACAGCACCTACTACTATTACTACTAAAATTTATTATTATCTTATCTATCTATAAAAAACCTATGTTAATAAGGAGGTACTAAAATTATGCAATTTACATGTGAAAAATCAAATTTATTAGATGGAATATCAACTGTTCAAAAAGCAGTTACTGGTAAATCAACTATGCCTGTACTTCAAGGTATTTTAATAAAAGCTGAATCTAAAGGATTAGTTATGACTGGATCTGATATAGATTTAAGTATAGAGACAAAAGTAAAAGCTGATGTTACTACTACAGGAAGTATAGTTGTGGATTCAAGATTATTTGGAGAAATTATTAGAAAACTCCCTAATGATATTATTCAAATTCAAGTTATTGAAGATAAAAGCATTGAAATAATATGTCAGAAATCAAAGTTTTCTCTAATATATATGAATCCAGATGATTTTCCTCTATTGCCAAATATTAATGAAAACATGATTTTTTCAATTCCTCAGAAACAATTAAAAAGTATGATTAGAGGAACTATTTTCGCAACAGCTCAGGATGAAACAAGACCAATACTAACTGGTGTTCTTTTTGAAGTTAAGGATAAAAAAATAAATCTTGTGGCTTTAGATGGTTATAGATTAGCCTTAAGATCTGAATATGTAGACAGTGAAAATACAATAAATGCTGTTATTCCTGCAAAGACATTAAATGAAGTTGGCAAAATACTTGGTGATAATGATGAAAATGTAAACATCACTTTTACTCCAAATCATATTTTATTTAGTATAGGTGAAACTAAAATAATTTCAAGGCTGTTAGAAGGTGAATTTATTAAATATAATTCAATAATTCCAGAAGAATACAACTTAAAAGTAACAGCTAAAAGAAATGAATTGCTTGATTCAATAGAAAGAGCTTCACTTATGGCAAAGGAAGGAAATACTAATTTAATAAAGCTTGATATACAAGAAGAAAGCATGATAATTACATCTAATTCTCAATTGGGAATGGTACGAGAAGAAACAAATATAATTTTGCAAGGACAGACGCTTCAAATTGCATTTAATTCAAAATACCTAATAGATGTATTAAAAATAATGGAAGAGGATGAGGTTGTCTTAGAATTTTCCAGCAGCGTTGCTCCATGTATAATAAAACCAAAAGAAAATGTAAATAACATTTATCTTGTACTTCCTGTAAGACTTCAAAATAATTAAAAACTTTATATAAGTAAAAGGGAGATGTGCTCATTGAAAGAGGTAAAAATAAATACAGATATAATTAAATTAGATTCTTTCTTAAAATGGAGTGGTGCAGTGTCACAAGGATCGGAAGCTAAAATATATATTTTAAATGGTGAAGTAAAAGTTAATGGTGAAACGGAAACAAGGAGATCAAAAAAATTATCCATAGGAGATATAATTGAATTTCAGGGAGAACAATACAAAATAATTTAAATTTCTTATGTAAAGTATCTTATTATGATATAATTATTTATTAAGGTGTTTAAAATGTATATTAAATATTTACAACTTAGAAATTATAGAAACTACCCTGAATTATCTGTGGAGTTTAGCAAAAATACTAATGTATTCATAGGTGATAATGCACAGGGAAAAACAAATATTTTAGAGAGCATATACTATTGCAGCATAGGTAAATCACACAGAACCAATAAAGATAAAGAGTTAATAAGCTGGAACAAAAATGAGGCTTATATTCAGTCTTATATTGCCAGAGAAAGACTGGATAAAAAAATTGAAATTAAAATTTTTAAAGAGGGAAAGAAAGGAATTAATATAAACAAAATTAAAGTAAATAAAATTTCAGAACTCCTGGGAAATTTTAATGTAGTTATGTTTTCACCGGAGGATTTAAAAATAGTTAAAGAATCTCCTTCCTACAGGAGGAAGTTTCTTGATATAGAATTATGCAAATTAAGTAAAATGTATTATTATAATCTGGTTCAGTACAATAAAGTACTTGAGGAAAAAAATATTCTGCTTAAAAGATGGAATGAAAAAAACATTGCTATATTGGAAATTTATAACGAACAGCTTTCTAAATTTGGCAGCGAAGTAATTAAACAAAGAAAAAATTATATCGATAAATTAAACAGCATAGGAAAACACATCCATAAAAAAATTTCTAATGGAACAGAACAGATTGAGTTTAAATATATTACATCTGTCAAGAATATTGATGATGCTGAAAATCAACTTTTATTAAATTTTAAGAAGAATATGAGAAGAGATATAGAAAAAAGGATTTCTTCAGAAGGACCTCACAGGGACGATTTTCAGGTTCTAATTAATAATACAGATGCAAAAAGTTTTGGATCTCAGGGACAGCAGAGAACTGCTGTGTTAACTATTAAATTTGCATCTTTAGAAATTATTAAAGAAATTATAGGAGAGTATCCAGTATTGCTATTGGATGATGTATTGTCTGAATTAGATTCCAAAAGACAGGAATACATATTAAATTCAATAAAGAATATACAAACTATTATAACCTGTACTGGTATAGAAGAAATTAATAATTTATTAAGTAATAATAGTTATGTTTTTAAAGTTACAAAAGGCATTGTAGAAAAAATAGAAAATTGAAAGGAGCCTTTTTATGTTTCTACATTTAGGTGAAAGCATAGTTGTGCCGATAAAGGATATAATTGGAATTTTCGATATGGAAACATCTATGTATAGTTCAGATACCACTCAATTTTTAAGAATGGCTGAAGAAGATGGATTTGTTCAAAGAATTACTAAAGAAAAACCTAAATCATTTATTATTGCAGAAGTAGATAAAAAAAGTAAAATATTTTTTTCGCCGATATCTTCTTCTACACTAACTAAAAGATCTCAGGCTATATATTATGAACCATAAGAGGTAGGAGGATAAACATGTCTGAAGACAAGAATCAAATATATGATGAAAGTCAGATACAAGTACTAGAGGGTTTAGAGGCTGTAAGAAAAAGACCAGGTATGTACATAGGAAGTACTAGTATAAGAGGACTTCATCACTTGGTATATGAAATAGTAGATAATAGCATCGATGAAGCTATGGGGGGATTTTGTAATCATATCGAGATAATTATTCAAAATGATAATTCAGTAATTGTAAAGGATAATGGAAGAGGTATGCCTGTAGGTATGCATCCAAAGATGCATTTACCAACAGTTGAAGTAATAATGACAGTACTTCATGCTGGAGGAAAATTCGGAGGCAGTGGATATAAAGTTTCCGGAGGACTACATGGTGTTGGAGCATCTGTAGTAAATGCTCTATCAGAAACATGTGAAGTAAGAGTAAAAAGAGAAGGACATATATGGAGACAAACATACAAAAGAGGAAAAGCAGTTACAGGTCTTGATATTATTGGAGATACTGATGAACAAGGAACATATACATACTTTAAACCTGACAATGAAATTTTTGAAGATATAAATTTTGATTATGATACATTAGCTCAAAGGCTTAGAGAATTAGCTTTTTTAAATAAAGGAGTAAAAATATCTATGTCTGATGAAAGAAACGGAAAAAAAGAAGTCTTTCATTATGAAGGAGGTATAAAATCATTTGTTGCTTACTTAAACAGAAATAAAGAAGTAATTCAGGCAGAACCAATATATGTTGAAGGCAGGAAAGAGGATTATTCTGTTGAAGTTGCATTGCAGTATAATGATGGATATGTAGAGAACATTTTTTCATTTGCAAATAATATAGATACTGTTGAAGGAGGTACACATTTAGCAGGATTAAAAAGTGCATTAACAAGAGTATTTAATGATTATGCAAGAAAATTTGGTTTTTTAAAAGAAAATGATAAGAACTTTTCAGGAGAAGATATTAGAGAAGGATTAACAGCCGTTATTTCGGTAAAACTTATAGATCCACAATTTGAAGGTCAAACAAAAACTAAATTGGGTAACAGTGAAGTTAGAGGTATTGTTGATAATATTGTTGGGGAGGGAATTAGAAACTTTTTAGAAGAAAACCCTCAGACAGGAAAAACAATAATAGAAAAATCATTAACTGCTTCAAGAGCAAGAGAAGCTGCAAGAAAAGCAAGAGAATTAACCAGAAGAAAATCAGTTTTAGAAAGTACATCTCTCCCAGGAAAGCTTTCAGACTGTTCATCCAGAGATCCAAAAGAATGTGAAATTTATCTTGTAGAAGGAGATTCTGCAGGAGGTTCAGCAAAGCAGGGAAGGGATAGAAGATTTCAGGCAATTTTACCTTTAAGAGGTAAGATTATGAATGTTGAAAAACAGAGGCTGGATAAAATATTAAACTCTGAGGAAATCAGAGCAATGATTACTGCTTTCGGAGCAGGGATTGGTGCAGATTTTGACGTTTCAAAGATAAGGTATGATAGGATAATATTAATGACTGATGCAGATGTTGATGGAGCACATATAAGAACGCTTATTTTAACTTTCTTTTACAGATACATGAAAGAATTAGTTGAAAAAGGTCATGTTTATATAGCACAGCCACCACTTTATAAAGTATCTAAGTCTAAGAAGGAATATTATGCTTATAGCGACAAGGAATTAGATAAAGTGCTTCAATTAGTAGGAGGAAAAGATAATAGTACAAATATTCAAAGATATAAAGGTCTTGGTGAAATGGATGCCACACAACTTTGGGATACAACAATGAATCCAGAAAAAAGAACATTACTTCAGGTTACAGTGGAGGATGCAATAGCAGCTGATGAAATATTCACAATACTTATGGGTGACAAGGTAGAACCAAGAAGAGAATTTATAATGGAAAATGGAAACAAGGTTATAAACTTAGATATTTAGCAATGAAGAGGTGTGATGCATGGAAAATGGAAAGATATTACCAGCGGAGATAAGTCACGAAATAAAAAAATGTTATATAGACTATGCTATGAGTGTTATAGTTGGCCGTGCGCTACCAGATGTAAGAGACGGTTTAAAACCAGTTCATAGAAGAATTTTATATTCTATGCATGAATTGGGCCTAACTCCTGAAAAAGGATATAGAAAATGCGCAAGAATAGTCGGAGATGTTTTAGGAAAATACCATCCACATGGTGATACAGCAGTTTATGAAGCATTAGTCAGAATGGCACAGGATTTTTCACAAAGATATACACTAGTAGATGGTCACGGAAACTTTGGTTCTGTTGATGGCGATAGCGCGGCTGCCATGAGATATACAGAAGCAAAAATGAGTAAAATAGCACTAGAACTTTTAAGAGATATAAATAAAAATACTGTAGATTTTGTTCCTAATTTTGACGGAGAAGAGCAGGAACCTTCTGTTCTTCCTTCCAGATTTCCCAATTTATTAGTAAATGGCTCAGCTGGTATAGCAGTTGGTATGGCAACTAATATACCACCTCATAACTTAAATGAAGTTATAAATGGAATAATAAAGTTAATGGAAAATCCAGATATAACTATACCTGAGCTGATGCTTGAAATTAAGGGACCAGATTTTCCAACAGCAGGTATAATACTTGGAACCTCTGGTATAAGAGAAGCATATGAAACTGGAAGAGGAAAAGTAATTGTCAGATCAAAAACAGAAATAGAAGAGGAAAATGGAAGGCATAGGATAATAGTTACAGAGCTTCCTTATCAGGTTAATAAGGCAAAACTCATAGAAAACATGGCTGAATTAGTTAAAGAAAAGAAAATTGAAGGAATTTCTGATATCAGAGATGAATCTGATAGAGAAGGAATGCGTATTGTTATAGAAATTAAACGTGATGGTAATGCTAATGTAATTTTAAACCAATTATTTAAGCATACAAAAATGCAGGATACATTTGGTATCATAATGCTGGCTCTTGTAAATAATGAGCCAAAAGTGTTGAATTTAAAGGAAATACTGGTTAATTATCTTGATTTCCAGAAGGAAGTTATAAGAAGGAGAACAAGATTTGATTTAGATAAGGCACTGGCAAGAGCTCATATTTTGGAAGGATTAAAGATAGCACTTGATCATATAGATGAGGTTATAAAGCTTATAAGAGCATCTAAAACTGGAGAAGAAGCAAAAAATGGATTAATGGCACAATTTAATCTTTCTGAAAAACAATCTCAAGCTATATTAGACATGAGATTACAGAGATTAACAGGTTTAGAAAGAGAAAAAATAGAAAATGAATATGACGAATTAATGAAAACAATAAATTATTTGAAGGAAGTTCTTGAAAAAGAAGAATTAGTTTTAAAAATAATAAAAGATGAACTAACTGAAATTAAGAACAAATATGGCGATGAGAGAAGAACAAGCATTGAAAGAAATAGTAATGAAATAAATATTGAGGATCTGATTCAGGAGCAAAGTGTTGTTATAACATTAACTCATTCAGGTTATATAAAAAGAGTGAGTGCAGATACTTATTCAGCTCAAAGAAGGGGCGGAAAGGGTATTCAGGCAACGGCCACAAAGGAAGATGACTTTGTGGAGAATATTTTTATTACTTCAACACACAGCAATATTTTATTCTTTACAAATATGGGAAGAGTATATCGTTTAAAGGGTTATGAAGTACCAGAAGCTGGAAGAACAGCTAAGGGAACTAATATTGTTAACTTACTTCCACTATTGACATCTGAAAAAATTCAAGCTGTTATTACACTTAAAGAATTTGAAGATAGAAATTATCTAGTGATGGGTACTAAAAAAGGTTTAATAAAGAAAACTTCTTTAAAACAATTTGCTAATATTAGAAGGAGTGGTTTAATTGCTATTACATTAAGAGAAAATGATGAATTAATAGCTGTGAGAATGACTACTGGAGAAAGTGAAGTTTTAATGTTCACACAGGATGGTTATGCAATTAGATTTAATGAAAAAGATGTTAGACCTATGGGAAGGACAGCAGCAGGTGTTAAGGCAATAACACTTAGAGATAAAGATGTTGCTTTGTCAATGGATATAGCAGCTAAAGAGAATGATGTATTAGTTGTAAGTGAAAATGGATTTGGTAAAAGAACACCAATTGATGAATATACACCTCATAGAAGAGGGGGAAAAGGTATAATCACATATAAAATCACTGAAAAGACAGGTAAAATTGTTGGTGCCAGAGTAGTAAAAGATGATGATGAGCTAATGCTTATTAATACTTCTAATGTAGCCATCAGATTAAATATATCAGGTATTTCAACAACCAGCAGAAATGCAATGGGAGTTACCCTTATGAGGACAGTGGAAGATGAAAAGGTAGTTGCTATTGCTAAAATAGACAGCAGTTATATTGAAGATAGCAAAGAAACTGAAGAAATTGAAGAAACTAAAGAAACTAAAGAAACTGAAGATACTAATGAGAATAAATAAGTTATAAGTTACATTTAAAGCCAGGATGAAATTAAATTATCCTGGCTTTTTTTATATAATAATATATATTTTATTATACATTCATATTAAGTTTAATAACAACCTGACCAAGTGTATCAATATATGTAAACTTAAGATAAAATGAGAAGTACTATGGATAGTAAGTTTAATGGCTGTAAATAAGAAAATATTGAAATACAACTGATATATATTTTGGTACAATACTCTTTGTCGCTGCAAGATAGTAAAGCAGCAGCAAATTAGTTGATTATATGCAGCACTTTAATGAGTTTATATTATTTGAAGTTATTAAGAAAAATAATATTGACAACACATCATTTAAGTGATAACATATAAAAGTATCAAAAATTCATTTTGATCTTTGAAAATTAAACAGAGAAGATAACAGGTAAAAACTTGTTAAATAAACCAGCAATTCTTTTATAGAGTATAAAGTAATGAGCAATCAAACTTTTAAATTGAGAGTTTGATCCTGGCTCAGGACGAACGCTGGCGGCGTGCTTAACACATGCAAGTCGAGCGATGAAGTCCCTTCGGGGACGGATTAGCGGCGGACGGGTGAGTAACACGTGGGCAACCTGCCTCAAAGAGGGGGATAGCCTCCCGAAAGGGAGATTAATACCGCATAACATTAGAGCATCACATGATGTTCTAATCAAAGGAGTAATCCGCTTTGAGATGGGCCCGCGGCGCATTAGCTAGTTGGTGAGGTAACGGCTCACCAAGGCAACGATGCGTAGCCGACCTGAGAGGGTGATCGGCCACATTGGAACTGAGACACGGTCCAGACTCCTACGGGAGGCAGCAGTGGGGAATAT
This window harbors:
- the dnaA gene encoding chromosomal replication initiator protein DnaA: MNTQLNELWEKALNIIKGELTEVSFNTWIKSISPLDMDNSNIKLGVPNDFTKDILSNNYKDLIINAIKLITSKKYNITFFVLSEESIDEYKQSPLKKQESRNNIIVNDEMTTILNPKYTFDTFVIGNSNRFAHAASLAVAESPAKAYNPLFIYGGVGLGKTHLMHAIGHYIIQNNPRAKVVYVSSEKFTNELINSIKDDKNVEFRNKYRNVDVLLIDDIQFIAGKERTQEEFFHTFNALHEANKQIIISSDSPPKEIPTLEDRLRSRFEWGLIADIQPPDFETRMAILKKKADEEHLNIRNEVFSYIATKIKSNIRELEGALIRIVAYSSLTNKEITVDLASEALRDIISNSQNKQVTIELIQDVVSSYYNLKIDDFKSARRTRNVAFPRQIAMYLSRKLTDMSLPKIGEEFGGRDHTTVIHAYEKISDCLKNDEALQKVINELTKRINQK
- the dnaN gene encoding DNA polymerase III subunit beta; protein product: MQFTCEKSNLLDGISTVQKAVTGKSTMPVLQGILIKAESKGLVMTGSDIDLSIETKVKADVTTTGSIVVDSRLFGEIIRKLPNDIIQIQVIEDKSIEIICQKSKFSLIYMNPDDFPLLPNINENMIFSIPQKQLKSMIRGTIFATAQDETRPILTGVLFEVKDKKINLVALDGYRLALRSEYVDSENTINAVIPAKTLNEVGKILGDNDENVNITFTPNHILFSIGETKIISRLLEGEFIKYNSIIPEEYNLKVTAKRNELLDSIERASLMAKEGNTNLIKLDIQEESMIITSNSQLGMVREETNIILQGQTLQIAFNSKYLIDVLKIMEEDEVVLEFSSSVAPCIIKPKENVNNIYLVLPVRLQNN
- the yaaA gene encoding S4 domain-containing protein YaaA, with product MKEVKINTDIIKLDSFLKWSGAVSQGSEAKIYILNGEVKVNGETETRRSKKLSIGDIIEFQGEQYKII
- the recF gene encoding DNA replication/repair protein RecF is translated as MYIKYLQLRNYRNYPELSVEFSKNTNVFIGDNAQGKTNILESIYYCSIGKSHRTNKDKELISWNKNEAYIQSYIARERLDKKIEIKIFKEGKKGININKIKVNKISELLGNFNVVMFSPEDLKIVKESPSYRRKFLDIELCKLSKMYYYNLVQYNKVLEEKNILLKRWNEKNIAILEIYNEQLSKFGSEVIKQRKNYIDKLNSIGKHIHKKISNGTEQIEFKYITSVKNIDDAENQLLLNFKKNMRRDIEKRISSEGPHRDDFQVLINNTDAKSFGSQGQQRTAVLTIKFASLEIIKEIIGEYPVLLLDDVLSELDSKRQEYILNSIKNIQTIITCTGIEEINNLLSNNSYVFKVTKGIVEKIEN
- a CDS encoding extracellular matrix/biofilm biosynthesis regulator RemA family protein, yielding MFLHLGESIVVPIKDIIGIFDMETSMYSSDTTQFLRMAEEDGFVQRITKEKPKSFIIAEVDKKSKIFFSPISSSTLTKRSQAIYYEP
- the gyrB gene encoding DNA topoisomerase (ATP-hydrolyzing) subunit B — protein: MSEDKNQIYDESQIQVLEGLEAVRKRPGMYIGSTSIRGLHHLVYEIVDNSIDEAMGGFCNHIEIIIQNDNSVIVKDNGRGMPVGMHPKMHLPTVEVIMTVLHAGGKFGGSGYKVSGGLHGVGASVVNALSETCEVRVKREGHIWRQTYKRGKAVTGLDIIGDTDEQGTYTYFKPDNEIFEDINFDYDTLAQRLRELAFLNKGVKISMSDERNGKKEVFHYEGGIKSFVAYLNRNKEVIQAEPIYVEGRKEDYSVEVALQYNDGYVENIFSFANNIDTVEGGTHLAGLKSALTRVFNDYARKFGFLKENDKNFSGEDIREGLTAVISVKLIDPQFEGQTKTKLGNSEVRGIVDNIVGEGIRNFLEENPQTGKTIIEKSLTASRAREAARKARELTRRKSVLESTSLPGKLSDCSSRDPKECEIYLVEGDSAGGSAKQGRDRRFQAILPLRGKIMNVEKQRLDKILNSEEIRAMITAFGAGIGADFDVSKIRYDRIILMTDADVDGAHIRTLILTFFYRYMKELVEKGHVYIAQPPLYKVSKSKKEYYAYSDKELDKVLQLVGGKDNSTNIQRYKGLGEMDATQLWDTTMNPEKRTLLQVTVEDAIAADEIFTILMGDKVEPRREFIMENGNKVINLDI
- the gyrA gene encoding DNA gyrase subunit A, which produces MENGKILPAEISHEIKKCYIDYAMSVIVGRALPDVRDGLKPVHRRILYSMHELGLTPEKGYRKCARIVGDVLGKYHPHGDTAVYEALVRMAQDFSQRYTLVDGHGNFGSVDGDSAAAMRYTEAKMSKIALELLRDINKNTVDFVPNFDGEEQEPSVLPSRFPNLLVNGSAGIAVGMATNIPPHNLNEVINGIIKLMENPDITIPELMLEIKGPDFPTAGIILGTSGIREAYETGRGKVIVRSKTEIEEENGRHRIIVTELPYQVNKAKLIENMAELVKEKKIEGISDIRDESDREGMRIVIEIKRDGNANVILNQLFKHTKMQDTFGIIMLALVNNEPKVLNLKEILVNYLDFQKEVIRRRTRFDLDKALARAHILEGLKIALDHIDEVIKLIRASKTGEEAKNGLMAQFNLSEKQSQAILDMRLQRLTGLEREKIENEYDELMKTINYLKEVLEKEELVLKIIKDELTEIKNKYGDERRTSIERNSNEINIEDLIQEQSVVITLTHSGYIKRVSADTYSAQRRGGKGIQATATKEDDFVENIFITSTHSNILFFTNMGRVYRLKGYEVPEAGRTAKGTNIVNLLPLLTSEKIQAVITLKEFEDRNYLVMGTKKGLIKKTSLKQFANIRRSGLIAITLRENDELIAVRMTTGESEVLMFTQDGYAIRFNEKDVRPMGRTAAGVKAITLRDKDVALSMDIAAKENDVLVVSENGFGKRTPIDEYTPHRRGGKGIITYKITEKTGKIVGARVVKDDDELMLINTSNVAIRLNISGISTTSRNAMGVTLMRTVEDEKVVAIAKIDSSYIEDSKETEEIEETKETKETEDTNENK